In Achromobacter xylosoxidans A8, a single window of DNA contains:
- a CDS encoding succinate dehydrogenase membrane anchor has translation MEARLFALQRLTAMVMAPFVLVHVGLVIYAVRGGLTAGEILSRTQGNWFWIVFYGLFVLSVSVHVPIGVRNILIEWLRLGRGAASVVGLAFGLGLLILGVRAVAAVGGLMP, from the coding sequence ATGGAAGCTCGTCTTTTCGCGCTCCAGCGCCTGACGGCGATGGTGATGGCGCCGTTTGTCCTGGTGCACGTGGGCCTGGTCATCTACGCGGTGCGTGGCGGGCTGACCGCGGGCGAGATTCTCTCGCGCACGCAGGGCAACTGGTTCTGGATCGTCTTCTACGGCCTGTTCGTGCTGAGCGTGTCGGTCCACGTGCCGATCGGCGTGCGCAACATCCTGATCGAGTGGCTGCGGCTGGGCCGCGGCGCCGCGTCCGTGGTCGGGCTGGCGTTCGGTTTGGGACTGCTCATCCTGGGCGTGCGCGCCGTCGCGGCGGTGGGAGGGCTGATGCCATGA
- a CDS encoding succinate dehydrogenase — MRSARNHQAYWAFLGHRLSGLALALFLPAHFYVLAMALDQARLDGFLKLADMPAMKFGEWGLVLLLTLHMFFGLRLLALELLPWKSPRDARVAWIGWGFAVSMATGLVFIAGVI; from the coding sequence ATGAGATCCGCGCGCAACCATCAGGCCTACTGGGCCTTCCTCGGGCATCGCCTCTCCGGCCTGGCGCTGGCCCTGTTCCTGCCCGCCCACTTCTACGTGCTGGCGATGGCGCTGGACCAGGCGCGGCTGGACGGATTCCTCAAGCTTGCCGACATGCCGGCGATGAAGTTCGGCGAATGGGGGCTGGTGCTGCTGCTGACCCTGCACATGTTTTTCGGGCTGCGCCTGCTAGCGCTGGAGCTGTTGCCCTGGAAGTCGCCGCGGGATGCGCGCGTCGCCTGGATCGGGTGGGGCTTTGCGGTCTCCATGGCGACGGGCCTGGTTTTCATCGCGGGAGTGATCTGA
- a CDS encoding succinate dehydrogenase/fumarate reductase iron-sulfur subunit, with protein MDTKNSTNQRQLTVRISRGTEDGSYSTYSVPWRENQTVLDVVTEVQRTQEPNLSYRYACRVGVCGSCAMTVNGKPRWTCRTHVSRVEEGGVIVIEPLRNMPRIKDLVVDMSEFFQKWARAGNTFVGTATRNDPPALVSPQSKKRKQADAAIECINCGVCYAACDVVSWDKDYLGPAALNRAWTLFNDERHADPKDVLRKATSGSGCNSCHTQGSCMKHCPVSLSPTGSIAGLKRSAIFSLLKGG; from the coding sequence ATGGATACCAAGAACTCCACGAATCAGAGACAACTCACGGTCCGCATCTCGCGGGGAACCGAGGACGGAAGCTATTCCACTTATTCGGTGCCGTGGCGCGAGAACCAGACGGTTCTGGATGTGGTGACCGAAGTGCAGCGCACCCAGGAGCCGAACCTTTCGTACCGCTACGCCTGTCGCGTCGGCGTCTGCGGGTCCTGTGCCATGACGGTCAACGGCAAGCCCCGCTGGACCTGCCGCACCCACGTCAGCCGGGTGGAAGAGGGGGGCGTGATCGTGATCGAACCCTTGCGCAACATGCCGCGGATCAAGGATCTGGTCGTCGACATGAGCGAGTTCTTTCAGAAGTGGGCGCGCGCCGGCAATACCTTCGTCGGCACGGCCACGCGCAATGATCCGCCGGCACTGGTGTCGCCTCAGAGCAAGAAGCGCAAGCAGGCCGACGCCGCCATCGAGTGCATCAACTGCGGCGTGTGCTACGCGGCCTGTGACGTGGTGTCCTGGGATAAGGACTACCTGGGCCCGGCCGCCCTGAACCGGGCGTGGACGCTGTTCAACGACGAACGGCACGCAGACCCCAAGGACGTGCTGCGCAAGGCCACCTCCGGCAGCGGCTGCAACTCCTGTCATACCCAGGGCAGCTGCATGAAGCACTGTCCGGTAAGCCTCAGCCCCACGGGCAGCATTGCGGGATTGAAGCGCAGCGCCATCTTCAGCCTGCTCAAGGGGGGCTGA
- a CDS encoding L-aspartate oxidase has translation MRIENIKTDILVLGTGGAGLFAALHAKKANPSLQVTVTVKGLLGKCGCTRMVQGGYNVALAAGDSVERHFMDTIEGGKWLPRQDLAWRLVEGAVERVRELENEIGCFFDRNPDGTLHSKAFAGQSFDRTVHKADLTGIEIINRLMEQVRALDVDELEEHRAIELIPAADGSGISGVLFIDMRTGAYRFIQAKAVLLATGAGPTMYRYHTPSGDKTCDGLAMALRYGLKLRDMEMVQFHPTGLLGGPDTRMTGTVLEEGLRGAGGYLLNGDGERFMANYDKRGERATRDVVSRGIYAEMRAGRTGPMGGVYIQMSHLGPDKVAKTFPGMVNRCKDCGFDLAGGKVEVVPTAHYLMGGVEFNVDGSTASPGLYAAGEDCGGVHGANRLGGNGVANSTVFGGIAGDAMAAYVAKSGQWRDPDPRIIARGIERAEFPFSRPTGRIHELRDALSQTMWDDVGVLRRREAMEHGLDAIAGHRAALRDIGVADGDRRYNLTWHDWLNMESLVDISKVITVSALARENSRGAHYREDFPEAGDLHTSRYTRVSAQDGEVALEMVPVSFDIVKPGESLIEGEAGIPQN, from the coding sequence ATGCGGATCGAGAACATCAAGACGGACATTCTGGTGCTGGGCACCGGGGGCGCGGGCCTGTTCGCGGCGCTGCACGCCAAGAAGGCAAATCCGTCGCTGCAGGTGACGGTGACGGTGAAAGGCCTGCTGGGCAAGTGCGGCTGTACCCGCATGGTCCAGGGCGGCTACAACGTCGCGCTGGCCGCTGGCGACTCGGTGGAGCGCCACTTCATGGACACCATCGAGGGCGGCAAGTGGCTGCCGCGCCAGGACCTGGCGTGGCGCCTGGTCGAAGGCGCCGTCGAACGGGTGCGCGAGCTGGAGAACGAGATCGGCTGTTTCTTCGACCGCAATCCCGATGGCACGCTGCATTCCAAGGCGTTCGCCGGCCAGAGCTTCGACCGCACCGTGCACAAGGCCGATTTGACCGGCATCGAGATCATCAACCGCTTGATGGAGCAGGTGCGGGCGCTGGACGTCGATGAATTGGAAGAGCATCGCGCCATCGAGCTGATTCCGGCCGCCGACGGCTCCGGCATCTCGGGCGTATTGTTCATCGACATGCGGACCGGCGCCTATCGGTTCATCCAGGCCAAGGCCGTGCTGCTGGCCACCGGGGCCGGGCCGACGATGTACCGCTATCACACGCCCTCCGGCGACAAGACCTGTGACGGATTGGCCATGGCCTTGCGCTACGGCTTGAAGCTGCGGGACATGGAGATGGTGCAGTTCCATCCCACGGGCCTGCTGGGCGGGCCGGATACGCGCATGACCGGAACGGTGTTGGAGGAAGGGCTGCGCGGGGCGGGCGGCTATCTGCTCAACGGCGACGGCGAGCGCTTCATGGCCAACTACGACAAGCGCGGCGAACGCGCCACGCGCGACGTGGTCAGCCGCGGCATCTACGCCGAAATGCGCGCCGGGCGCACGGGCCCGATGGGCGGGGTCTATATCCAGATGAGTCATCTGGGTCCGGACAAGGTGGCCAAGACCTTTCCCGGCATGGTCAACCGCTGCAAGGATTGCGGCTTTGACCTGGCGGGCGGCAAGGTAGAGGTGGTGCCGACCGCCCATTACCTGATGGGCGGCGTCGAATTCAACGTGGACGGCTCGACGGCCTCGCCGGGGCTGTACGCGGCGGGCGAGGACTGCGGTGGAGTGCACGGCGCCAATCGCCTGGGCGGAAACGGCGTGGCCAATTCCACGGTGTTCGGCGGCATCGCGGGCGACGCGATGGCGGCCTATGTCGCCAAGTCCGGCCAGTGGCGCGACCCGGACCCGCGCATCATCGCGCGCGGCATCGAGCGCGCCGAGTTCCCGTTTTCCCGGCCAACTGGGCGCATCCACGAGTTGCGCGACGCGCTTTCGCAAACCATGTGGGACGACGTCGGCGTGCTGCGCCGCCGCGAGGCTATGGAGCATGGCCTGGACGCCATCGCCGGCCACCGCGCCGCCTTGCGCGACATTGGCGTGGCGGACGGCGACCGCCGCTACAACCTCACCTGGCACGACTGGCTCAATATGGAAAGCCTGGTCGACATTTCCAAGGTCATCACGGTCTCGGCGCTGGCGCGCGAGAACAGCCGCGGCGCACATTACCGCGAGGACTTTCCTGAAGCCGGAGATCTGCACACCAGCCGCTACACGCGCGTGAGCGCGCAGGACGGCGAGGTGGCGCTGGAGATGGTTCCGGTTTCCTTCGACATCGTAAAACCCGGCGAATCGCTCATCGAGGGCGAGGCGGGCATTCCCCAGAACTAA
- a CDS encoding fumarate hydratase, translated as MSIPVQKVEEAALEIMRRAAIEIPADYKQGIQELQKKETGKLPRFVIHAMVDNWEAADQDRRPMCADTGLPRYYVKVGNNASVDSGFVAVERALRHATAEATLSIPLRPNRVHPLWRTDHNNNVGINAPEVEWSFEPDTDWIEITTVHKGGLFGTDYRMLFPGDGIDGIKRFVLDTLIAFGKRGLACQPAIVGIGLGGSKDTCMQLGKQAACLRTVGDRNPDPKVAELELELMQLGNSIGMGAMGFVGSGMVVDCHIECGYTHTGGMPISLHTFCLSSRRATARIHANGKIEYRTDPQWFTPYLRRETVEW; from the coding sequence ATGAGCATCCCTGTACAGAAAGTTGAAGAGGCGGCGCTGGAGATCATGCGCCGCGCGGCCATCGAGATTCCGGCCGACTACAAGCAAGGCATCCAGGAACTGCAGAAGAAGGAAACCGGCAAGCTGCCGCGCTTCGTCATCCATGCCATGGTGGACAACTGGGAGGCCGCCGACCAGGACCGGCGGCCCATGTGCGCCGACACCGGCCTGCCGCGCTACTACGTCAAGGTGGGCAACAACGCCTCGGTCGACAGCGGCTTCGTCGCGGTGGAGCGCGCGCTGCGCCACGCCACGGCCGAGGCCACGCTCAGCATTCCGCTGCGGCCCAACCGCGTGCATCCGCTCTGGCGCACCGACCACAACAACAACGTCGGCATCAACGCGCCCGAGGTCGAATGGTCGTTCGAGCCCGATACCGACTGGATCGAAATCACGACCGTGCACAAGGGCGGCCTGTTCGGCACCGACTACCGCATGCTGTTTCCCGGCGATGGCATAGACGGCATCAAGCGCTTCGTGCTGGACACGTTGATCGCCTTCGGCAAGCGCGGGCTGGCCTGTCAGCCGGCCATCGTCGGCATCGGGCTGGGCGGCTCCAAGGACACCTGCATGCAGCTGGGCAAACAGGCCGCCTGTCTGCGCACGGTAGGGGACCGCAACCCGGACCCCAAGGTGGCGGAACTGGAACTCGAGCTGATGCAGCTGGGAAATTCCATCGGCATGGGCGCCATGGGCTTCGTCGGTTCCGGCATGGTGGTCGACTGCCATATCGAGTGCGGCTACACCCATACCGGAGGCATGCCCATCAGCCTGCACACCTTTTGCCTGTCTTCGCGCCGCGCCACCGCGCGGATCCATGCCAACGGGAAGATCGAGTACCGCACCGATCCCCAGTGGTTCACGCCCTACCTGCGCCGGGAGACGGTCGAATGGTAA
- a CDS encoding sulfite exporter TauE/SafE family protein: MPPDSLVVAAPVVLAAYVVFGMTGFGAAMVAVPVLVQFMPLQFAVPLVVLFDLACTALVGGSNWRRVSLVELKRLFPWLLLGIGLGVTLLHNAGARWPLILLGSFVLAVCIKGLRGARAKAAAPLNTFWALPFGVFGGIFSALFGTGGPIYTIYLSRRLDALDQFRATISVVILASGLIRAAAFGAAGLYAQPEILSAAAVLLPVALIGLYGGSRLRARVSPELLKRAIFLLLAIAGAGAIYRGWVSPS; this comes from the coding sequence ATGCCGCCCGATTCCCTTGTTGTCGCCGCTCCCGTCGTCTTGGCCGCCTACGTCGTCTTCGGGATGACAGGATTCGGCGCGGCCATGGTGGCCGTGCCGGTCCTGGTCCAGTTCATGCCGCTGCAGTTTGCGGTGCCGCTGGTGGTGCTGTTCGACCTGGCCTGCACCGCGCTGGTGGGCGGCAGCAACTGGCGGCGGGTGTCCCTGGTCGAGCTCAAGCGGCTGTTTCCCTGGCTGCTGCTAGGGATAGGCCTGGGCGTCACGCTGCTGCACAACGCCGGCGCCCGCTGGCCCTTGATACTGCTGGGCAGCTTCGTGCTGGCCGTGTGCATCAAGGGCCTGCGCGGCGCGCGGGCGAAGGCGGCGGCGCCGTTGAACACTTTTTGGGCGTTGCCGTTCGGCGTGTTCGGCGGCATCTTCAGCGCGCTGTTCGGGACCGGGGGGCCTATCTACACCATCTATCTGTCGCGCCGGCTGGACGCGCTGGATCAGTTCCGCGCCACGATCTCGGTGGTCATCCTGGCCAGCGGCCTCATCCGGGCGGCGGCGTTCGGCGCCGCCGGACTGTACGCGCAGCCGGAAATCCTGTCTGCCGCCGCCGTACTGCTGCCGGTAGCCCTGATCGGCCTTTATGGCGGTTCCCGCCTCAGAGCCCGGGTGTCTCCGGAACTGCTGAAGCGGGCCATCTTTCTCTTACTCGCGATAGCTGGCGCGGGCGCCATCTATCGCGGCTGGGTCTCGCCTTCGTGA
- a CDS encoding amidohydrolase family protein, whose product MIIDFRLRPPVGGFLDTLMYSAGERRDGFTRTVGFEPSAAAQQQSMALLLKEMDAARIDRGVVVGRLAGVLGSVSNEDVRGIVAEHPGRFIGAASIDPTDRRRACQTISQAVEDGFKLINIEPGSYPVPMYADDRRLYPIYGHCEDLSVPVIMMVGGTAGPDLSYSDPIRTDRVLADFPGLNVVVAHGGWPWVNEILHLAFRRQNLWLSPDMYFSRMPGWEEYVKAADGFLADRMLYASSFPFCPVQGYKEWFETLPIREDNLRKVMGGNARRLLGI is encoded by the coding sequence ATGATCATCGACTTTAGGCTGCGGCCGCCCGTGGGCGGCTTTCTGGACACGCTGATGTACTCGGCGGGAGAACGCCGCGACGGCTTTACCCGGACGGTGGGCTTCGAGCCCTCGGCTGCGGCGCAGCAGCAGTCGATGGCGCTGTTGCTCAAGGAGATGGACGCGGCGAGGATAGACCGCGGCGTGGTCGTGGGACGCCTGGCAGGCGTGCTGGGCAGCGTATCCAACGAGGATGTGCGCGGCATCGTCGCCGAGCACCCGGGCCGCTTCATCGGCGCCGCCTCCATCGACCCCACCGACAGGCGGCGCGCATGCCAGACCATCAGTCAGGCGGTCGAGGACGGCTTCAAGCTGATCAATATCGAGCCCGGTTCCTACCCGGTGCCGATGTACGCCGACGACCGGCGGCTCTATCCGATCTACGGCCATTGCGAGGACCTGAGCGTTCCGGTGATCATGATGGTCGGAGGCACGGCGGGCCCCGACCTGAGCTATTCGGACCCGATACGGACCGACCGGGTGCTGGCGGATTTCCCCGGCCTGAACGTCGTGGTCGCGCATGGCGGGTGGCCCTGGGTCAACGAGATCCTGCATCTGGCATTCCGGCGGCAGAATCTGTGGCTGTCGCCCGATATGTATTTTTCCCGCATGCCGGGTTGGGAGGAGTATGTGAAGGCGGCCGACGGCTTTCTTGCGGACAGGATGCTCTACGCCAGCTCGTTCCCGTTTTGTCCCGTGCAGGGGTACAAAGAATGGTTCGAGACCTTGCCGATCCGGGAAGATAATCTCAGGAAAGTCATGGGGGGCAATGCGCGGCGGCTGCTAGGCATCTGA
- a CDS encoding LysR substrate-binding domain-containing protein, with protein MDIRTLYTLIAIADHGSFAEAGNTIGLSLSAVSMQVRALEDELGITIFDRSRRPPILTDTGLALVHRARDLIAHWESMSAALKKGTSSGLLRLGSVHTCVSGVLPLALRHLQKQGHGLEVHVTTGLTHDLERAIYHRQLDVAIVTEPDAPRSGLDFLPFVEEQLVVIAHRSVKGASDQEILEQNPYVRFNRSARVGHLVQEEMVRRRITVRSAMEIDNLEGVIAMVANGLGASVVPACRGRNEFPPGIRVIPFGSPTVTRRLGILAPKENPRAHLTQLLLDALKSVCAGQRDGTEQAGPGQ; from the coding sequence ATGGACATCCGGACGCTCTACACGCTGATCGCGATTGCAGACCACGGCAGCTTCGCCGAGGCCGGCAATACCATCGGCTTGTCGCTGTCTGCGGTGAGCATGCAGGTCCGCGCGCTCGAGGATGAACTTGGCATCACGATCTTCGATCGCAGCCGGCGTCCGCCGATCCTCACGGACACGGGCCTGGCGCTGGTGCACCGGGCGCGCGACCTGATCGCCCACTGGGAAAGCATGAGCGCCGCGCTGAAGAAGGGCACCTCCTCGGGATTGCTCAGGCTGGGCAGCGTCCATACCTGTGTGTCGGGCGTGCTGCCGCTGGCCCTGCGCCACTTGCAGAAGCAGGGGCATGGACTGGAAGTCCACGTCACCACCGGGCTTACGCATGACCTGGAACGTGCCATCTACCACCGCCAGCTGGACGTGGCGATCGTGACCGAACCCGATGCGCCGCGCTCGGGGCTGGATTTCCTGCCGTTCGTGGAGGAACAGCTGGTCGTCATCGCGCACCGTTCGGTAAAGGGCGCCAGCGACCAGGAGATCCTGGAGCAGAACCCTTATGTCCGCTTCAACCGCTCGGCGCGCGTGGGGCATCTGGTGCAGGAAGAGATGGTGCGCAGGCGCATCACGGTGCGTTCGGCCATGGAGATCGACAACCTGGAGGGCGTGATCGCCATGGTGGCCAATGGCCTGGGCGCCTCGGTGGTGCCGGCCTGCCGCGGCAGGAACGAGTTTCCGCCGGGCATCCGCGTTATTCCGTTCGGCTCGCCGACGGTCACGCGCCGGCTGGGCATCCTGGCGCCGAAGGAGAACCCGCGAGCCCATCTTACGCAGTTGTTGCTCGATGCATTGAAGTCAGTCTGCGCCGGCCAGCGCGACGGCACGGAGCAGGCCGGTCCCGGCCAGTAG
- a CDS encoding fumarate hydratase C-terminal domain-containing protein produces the protein MVSNDDDIKVFHLDLPAKREDLAKLELGAAVYLNGVVYTAREGVYKKVLDQGLPLPVDLRSLSNVNFHCSPAAAPDGHGGYNVGAVTATASFRFSKWIPRWLEETGCRILIGKGGMPADDYKQVLAPGGAIYLTTVGYGTGALLGRGIKRVREVHWLDELGIAQAMWLFEVENFGPFIVESDLEGNSLFAQHAEVINAGIEKLYAGLKPPALHRYGETDDRKDEVM, from the coding sequence ATGGTAAGCAACGACGACGACATCAAGGTCTTTCACCTGGACCTGCCCGCCAAGCGCGAGGACCTCGCCAAGCTCGAACTCGGCGCGGCCGTGTATCTGAATGGCGTGGTCTACACGGCCCGCGAAGGCGTCTACAAGAAGGTGCTGGACCAGGGCCTGCCGCTGCCGGTGGACCTGCGCTCCCTCAGCAACGTCAACTTCCATTGCTCGCCGGCCGCGGCGCCGGACGGCCACGGCGGCTACAACGTGGGCGCCGTCACCGCCACGGCTTCGTTCCGCTTCTCCAAGTGGATACCCCGCTGGCTGGAGGAGACCGGCTGCCGCATCCTGATTGGCAAGGGCGGCATGCCCGCCGACGACTACAAGCAGGTGCTGGCGCCGGGCGGCGCGATCTACCTGACCACCGTGGGTTATGGCACCGGCGCCTTGCTGGGCCGCGGCATCAAGCGGGTGCGCGAAGTGCATTGGCTGGATGAGTTGGGGATCGCGCAGGCGATGTGGCTGTTCGAGGTCGAGAACTTCGGGCCCTTCATCGTCGAGAGCGACCTCGAGGGCAACTCGCTCTTTGCCCAGCACGCCGAAGTCATCAATGCGGGCATCGAGAAGCTTTATGCCGGCTTGAAGCCGCCCGCTCTGCACCGCTATGGCGAGACGGACGACCGCAAGGATGAAGTGATGTAG
- a CDS encoding tyrosine-type recombinase/integrase produces MTLSDLTVRQAKAAEKTYSIPDTDGLGLVVARTGGKSWHLRYYWLGKQKRISLGNYPEIGLREARTLRDEARALLAKGVNPHTDRKQKRHAVKLAADYTFKAVFDAWVEHRRKEIKEGRNSTLSQILRIFNKDVLPSLKQMSIYDIRRPQLLGVLARIEERKAFTTAEKVRTWLGQLFRYALVIVEGLEANPASDLDVVAEPKPPVNHNPYLHLPELPDFLHKLRLYNPRGWQTQLGIRLLFLTGVRTGELRLATPDQFDLDRGLWIIPPQIVKQLQDEMRKAGKRPQDVPPYIVPLSVQAIEIVRYLLGVMKPAQVHLLTHRSELKKRISENTLNAALKRMGYEDQLTGHGIRGTISTALNEIGYPKIWVDAQLSHSDPNKVSSAYNHAKYVEPRRRMMQDWADRLDLLEQGQVEAASAHLTIHIEGVPAIAGEDNPDAIVAGTSAASAPPVVVTPIVVTPNDAGITFQRLSQVPPPPTRAPAPAPEVSAIQREREEMLAIYESPSSLPVPLFGKLAGKSKDQINRELKAGKLLSISLGNRGQRVPDWQLVPLKHKLAQVLMNQCPHADSWDLYRMLTRVHPDLGDRAAIDIVTPGNLGMVVRVIAGTQQQPNRPGPDSSAQGIPEEIRQRIQRLLNDAAMLESA; encoded by the coding sequence ATGACACTCTCTGATCTGACCGTGCGGCAAGCCAAGGCCGCCGAGAAAACCTACAGCATCCCCGACACCGATGGCCTCGGCCTGGTGGTCGCCCGCACCGGCGGCAAGTCGTGGCATTTGCGCTATTACTGGCTCGGCAAGCAAAAGCGCATCTCCCTGGGGAACTACCCCGAGATCGGTTTGCGCGAAGCGCGCACCTTGCGCGACGAAGCCCGGGCGCTTCTGGCAAAGGGCGTCAACCCCCATACCGATCGGAAACAGAAGCGACACGCGGTCAAGCTTGCGGCCGACTACACCTTCAAGGCCGTCTTCGATGCGTGGGTCGAGCATCGCCGCAAGGAAATCAAGGAGGGCAGGAACAGCACGCTGTCGCAGATCCTGCGGATCTTCAACAAGGACGTGCTGCCTAGCCTCAAGCAGATGTCGATCTACGACATTCGCCGGCCCCAACTCCTGGGCGTCCTGGCGAGGATCGAGGAGCGCAAGGCGTTCACCACTGCCGAGAAGGTCCGCACCTGGCTGGGGCAGTTGTTCCGCTATGCCCTCGTCATCGTGGAGGGGCTGGAAGCCAATCCGGCCTCCGACCTGGACGTGGTGGCCGAGCCCAAGCCCCCGGTGAACCACAACCCCTACCTGCATCTTCCGGAGCTTCCCGATTTCCTGCACAAGCTCAGGCTCTACAACCCTCGTGGTTGGCAGACCCAACTGGGCATCCGGCTGCTGTTCCTGACCGGCGTGCGTACCGGCGAGCTGCGGCTGGCGACCCCGGACCAGTTCGATCTCGACCGTGGCCTGTGGATCATCCCGCCGCAGATCGTCAAGCAACTCCAGGACGAGATGCGCAAGGCCGGCAAGCGCCCGCAGGACGTTCCGCCCTACATCGTGCCGTTGTCCGTGCAGGCCATCGAGATCGTGCGCTACCTGTTGGGTGTGATGAAGCCGGCCCAGGTCCATCTGCTCACGCACCGCAGCGAACTCAAGAAGCGCATCAGCGAGAACACCCTCAACGCGGCCTTGAAACGAATGGGCTACGAGGATCAACTGACCGGGCACGGCATCCGCGGAACCATCTCGACGGCGCTCAACGAGATCGGCTATCCCAAGATTTGGGTGGACGCGCAGCTTTCGCACTCGGACCCGAACAAGGTGAGTTCGGCCTACAACCACGCCAAGTATGTTGAGCCGCGCCGTCGGATGATGCAGGACTGGGCGGATCGCCTCGACTTACTCGAACAGGGCCAGGTCGAAGCGGCCAGCGCCCACCTCACCATCCATATCGAGGGCGTGCCAGCCATCGCAGGGGAGGACAACCCCGACGCCATCGTTGCAGGCACTTCTGCGGCTTCGGCTCCGCCCGTGGTGGTCACCCCCATTGTCGTGACGCCAAACGACGCGGGAATCACCTTCCAGCGGCTGTCGCAGGTGCCACCGCCCCCGACGCGTGCGCCGGCGCCGGCGCCGGAAGTATCCGCCATCCAGCGCGAGCGCGAGGAAATGCTCGCCATCTACGAATCGCCGAGCAGTTTGCCGGTTCCGCTGTTCGGTAAGCTGGCCGGAAAGTCCAAGGACCAGATAAACCGCGAGCTGAAGGCGGGCAAACTGCTGTCCATCAGCTTGGGCAATCGCGGGCAACGTGTGCCCGACTGGCAACTGGTGCCGCTCAAGCACAAACTGGCCCAGGTGCTCATGAACCAGTGTCCGCACGCGGATTCGTGGGACTTGTACCGGATGCTGACCCGCGTACACCCGGATCTGGGTGATCGCGCGGCCATCGACATCGTGACACCCGGAAATTTGGGCATGGTCGTGCGGGTCATCGCGGGCACCCAGCAGCAGCCAAACAGGCCCGGACCTGATTCGTCTGCGCAAGGTATTCCAGAGGAGATTCGCCAGCGCATTCAACGGTTGCTAAATGATGCGGCAATGCTCGAAAGTGCCTGA
- a CDS encoding LysR substrate-binding domain-containing protein translates to MLRVSDQRVRRQEIYPRHEFSDGEAMLAAGLAGCGIMQMPTWLVAEDIRQGRLIPLLPDWAGGEMPIHAVWPQSRYLQPKVRAVIEMLTILSERPGSGFVP, encoded by the coding sequence TTGCTCCGCGTATCGGACCAGCGCGTACGTCGGCAGGAAATCTATCCGCGCCATGAATTCAGTGATGGTGAAGCAATGTTGGCGGCGGGTCTGGCCGGCTGCGGCATCATGCAGATGCCGACATGGCTGGTGGCCGAAGATATACGGCAGGGGCGCTTGATCCCCTTGCTGCCGGACTGGGCAGGTGGTGAGATGCCTATCCATGCAGTGTGGCCGCAATCGCGTTACCTGCAGCCCAAGGTTCGGGCTGTCATAGAAATGCTGACGATTCTGTCTGAACGGCCGGGGTCAGGTTTTGTTCCCTGA
- a CDS encoding Bug family tripartite tricarboxylate transporter substrate binding protein, with protein sequence MKDEFQPNNARRRIVKTLGCGLALTPFLALPARAEWPSDKVIRMVVPFSAGGATDLLGRALAAELGKGLKQSVIVENRAGAGGSVGAQAVASAPADGYTLLLASGSMFTVNQFIYSKLPYSLADFSPIGKVANGPMVLTVNANLPVKNTRELIEYARARPGKLSFSSAGVGSQTHMAGEAFSDAAGIELMHVPYKGEGPAYTDLMAGVIEVAVGNINAIVPLLKGGRLRALSVTGKERSALLPDVPTTAEDGVPGFEFTGWFALLAPAGTPQTSVDRLLADARTAVEQPNMQRYLADQGMSATIVPPAQLRDEIARESAKWKALVEKKKITAS encoded by the coding sequence ATGAAAGACGAATTTCAACCCAATAACGCCCGCCGCCGCATCGTCAAGACGCTGGGCTGTGGCCTCGCGCTTACGCCGTTTCTGGCCCTGCCGGCGCGAGCCGAATGGCCATCTGACAAGGTCATACGCATGGTCGTTCCGTTTTCGGCGGGCGGCGCCACCGACTTGCTGGGCCGCGCGCTGGCGGCCGAACTGGGCAAGGGCCTGAAGCAAAGCGTGATCGTCGAGAACCGGGCGGGCGCCGGCGGCAGCGTGGGTGCGCAGGCTGTCGCCAGCGCGCCGGCGGACGGCTACACGCTGTTGCTCGCATCGGGCAGCATGTTCACGGTCAACCAGTTCATCTACAGCAAGCTGCCTTACTCGCTGGCTGACTTCAGCCCTATCGGCAAGGTGGCCAACGGACCCATGGTGCTCACGGTCAATGCCAATCTGCCCGTCAAGAACACGCGGGAGCTTATCGAATACGCCCGCGCCAGGCCGGGCAAGCTCAGCTTTTCGTCCGCGGGCGTGGGCAGCCAGACGCATATGGCGGGGGAAGCCTTCAGCGACGCGGCCGGGATCGAGCTCATGCACGTCCCCTACAAGGGCGAAGGCCCGGCCTACACGGATCTGATGGCAGGCGTGATCGAAGTCGCCGTGGGCAACATCAATGCCATCGTGCCCCTGCTCAAGGGCGGGCGCCTGCGGGCGCTTTCGGTGACGGGAAAGGAGCGCTCAGCGCTGCTGCCGGACGTGCCCACCACGGCGGAGGACGGCGTGCCGGGTTTCGAGTTCACTGGCTGGTTCGCGTTGCTGGCGCCGGCAGGCACGCCACAGACGTCCGTCGACCGGCTGCTGGCCGATGCCAGGACGGCGGTCGAACAGCCGAACATGCAGCGCTATCTGGCTGACCAGGGCATGTCCGCGACCATAGTGCCGCCCGCCCAGCTCAGGGACGAGATCGCCAGGGAGTCGGCCAAGTGGAAGGCGCTGGTGGAGAAAAAGAAGATCACCGCCAGCTGA